A genomic region of Catalinimonas niigatensis contains the following coding sequences:
- a CDS encoding YoaK family protein, whose product MLRKYSNSRTLKDNLRLGVLTAYAAGMVNIASLMIFFAFASNVTGHYAILAAEIARGNWYQVAIVFGWIFLFFLGSFTSNLVVIHFNHRNTYLAHAFPLVLEILCLLTVGIYGEYFYEETLTESEFLVALMLYAMGLQNGLTASISNSKVKTTHLTGATTDLGILYSMFTKREFRENPEIRAKALLTTSIAVAYLSGGISAGFVYLQIGFKMFYIVCFFLIIVIFYDFYKLRLVRYLNLSKVKLTNNHQSFNTRSKQKKEVKAPVS is encoded by the coding sequence ATGCTTAGGAAGTATAGTAATAGTAGAACGCTGAAAGATAATTTGAGACTGGGGGTACTGACTGCCTATGCTGCCGGCATGGTTAATATTGCTTCACTCATGATATTTTTTGCTTTTGCCTCTAATGTAACAGGGCATTATGCGATTTTAGCAGCGGAAATCGCAAGAGGCAATTGGTACCAGGTTGCCATTGTATTCGGATGGATATTTCTTTTCTTTTTAGGAAGTTTTACATCCAATTTGGTAGTCATTCATTTTAACCATCGCAATACCTATCTGGCTCACGCTTTTCCGTTAGTACTGGAAATTCTTTGTCTGTTAACGGTTGGTATTTACGGTGAATACTTTTATGAAGAAACCCTAACTGAATCAGAGTTTTTAGTAGCACTAATGCTATACGCTATGGGTTTACAAAATGGACTTACCGCAAGTATCTCCAATTCTAAAGTAAAGACGACCCACCTTACTGGTGCAACTACTGATTTGGGGATATTGTATTCTATGTTTACCAAACGAGAATTTCGTGAAAATCCTGAAATAAGAGCTAAGGCACTTTTAACCACTTCTATCGCAGTGGCATACCTAAGTGGCGGGATCAGCGCGGGTTTTGTGTACCTGCAAATCGGTTTTAAGATGTTTTATATCGTATGCTTTTTCCTGATCATCGTTATTTTTTATGATTTCTACAAACTCAGACTGGTACGTTATCTTAATCTGAGTAAGGTTAAATTGACAAATAATCATCAATCTTTTAATACAAGAAGCAAACAAAAGAAAGAGGTAAAAGCACCCGTCTCTTAA